A window of Pseudomonas mucidolens contains these coding sequences:
- the bamC gene encoding outer membrane protein assembly factor BamC has translation MKRLAGLSALALIISSTSGCGWVWGPEGYFRDRGSDYLEAQQTAPMQLPADVNVAKRLDPLLPIPRNVADDTIKGEYEVPRPQPIAAAAADASDYSLQKSGDSRWIVAQRPPAEVWPVALQFFQDNGFRIDEQRPQTGEFTTAWQPPSELSANLAKRLQSGGIAADSEARVRVRIEPGVQRNTSEVYVVSAERPAGSTAAVEFSNRSVNTGVDSALVDEMLASMSRISEQGGSVSLLAARDYDTPSRVSLTEDGSGNVVLNLGEDLDRAWSSVGRALEQGPWRVEDINRSLGLYYINVAEKAEKKDQERGFFSKLFGSEPTKEEVETRAERYQVRLSKVGETVQVTVEKNINTVAPAETARKVLGVIQDNLG, from the coding sequence ATGAAGCGATTGGCCGGACTTTCCGCACTTGCCTTGATTATCTCCAGCACCAGTGGTTGCGGTTGGGTCTGGGGCCCGGAAGGCTACTTCCGTGACCGCGGCAGCGATTACCTGGAAGCACAACAAACCGCTCCGATGCAATTACCGGCGGACGTCAACGTTGCCAAACGTCTTGATCCGTTGCTGCCGATCCCGCGCAACGTGGCCGACGACACGATCAAGGGCGAGTACGAAGTACCGCGCCCGCAGCCGATTGCCGCAGCCGCGGCGGATGCCAGCGATTACAGCCTGCAGAAGAGTGGCGACTCCCGCTGGATCGTGGCCCAGCGCCCGCCTGCCGAAGTCTGGCCAGTGGCCTTGCAGTTCTTCCAGGACAATGGCTTCCGTATCGACGAGCAGCGTCCACAGACCGGTGAATTCACCACCGCGTGGCAGCCGCCGAGCGAACTCTCGGCCAACCTGGCCAAGCGCTTGCAGTCCGGTGGCATTGCAGCTGACAGCGAAGCGCGGGTCCGCGTGCGTATCGAGCCAGGTGTGCAGCGCAATACCAGTGAAGTCTATGTAGTCAGCGCCGAGCGTCCTGCCGGTAGCACTGCCGCTGTTGAATTCAGCAATCGCTCGGTCAACACCGGTGTCGATTCCGCGCTGGTCGACGAGATGCTCGCGAGCATGAGCCGCATCTCCGAACAGGGTGGCTCCGTGTCCCTGCTCGCGGCCCGCGATTACGACACACCTAGCCGCGTCAGCCTCACCGAAGATGGCAGCGGTAACGTCGTGCTCAACCTGGGTGAAGACCTGGATCGCGCCTGGTCGAGTGTTGGCCGTGCGCTGGAGCAAGGGCCGTGGCGTGTCGAAGACATCAACCGCAGCCTGGGCCTGTACTACATCAACGTCGCGGAAAAAGCCGAGAAGAAAGATCAAGAGCGTGGCTTCTTCAGCAAACTGTTCGGCAGTGAACCGACCAAGGAAGAGGTCGAGACCCGCGCCGAGCGTTATCAAGTGCGCCTGAGCAAGGTCGGCGAGACCGTGCAAGTCACCGTCGAGAAAAATATCAACACCGTTGCGCCAGCTGAAACAGCGCGCAAAGTGTTGGGCGTGATTCAGGACAACCTGGGCTGA
- the dapA gene encoding 4-hydroxy-tetrahydrodipicolinate synthase — MIAGSMVALVTPMDAQGNLDWDSLGKLVDFHLQEGTNAIVAVGTTGESATLDVEEHIEVIEFVVKRVAGRIAVIAGTGANSTREAIELTKNAKKAGADACLLVTPYYNKPTQEGLYQHFKTIAEAVDIPQILYNVPGRTACDMQAATVIRLSTVPNIIGIKEATGDLQRAKDILAGVNSDFLVYSGDDATAVELMLLGGKGNISVTANVAPRAMSELCAAAIAGDAVTARAIHEKLMPLNKTLFIESNPIPVKWALFEMGMMPDGIRLPLTQLSEACHEPLRQALRQSGVLV; from the coding sequence ATGATTGCGGGCAGTATGGTGGCACTGGTCACACCCATGGATGCACAAGGTAATCTCGACTGGGATAGCCTTGGCAAACTGGTGGACTTCCACCTGCAAGAAGGCACCAACGCCATTGTAGCGGTTGGCACCACCGGTGAGTCGGCGACGCTTGATGTGGAAGAACACATCGAGGTGATCGAGTTCGTGGTCAAGCGTGTGGCAGGGCGTATCGCCGTGATCGCCGGCACGGGCGCCAACTCGACGCGTGAAGCGATCGAATTGACCAAAAATGCCAAGAAGGCCGGCGCCGACGCCTGCTTGCTGGTGACCCCGTACTACAACAAGCCGACCCAGGAAGGCCTGTACCAGCACTTCAAGACCATCGCCGAAGCCGTCGACATCCCGCAGATCCTCTACAACGTGCCTGGCCGCACCGCTTGCGACATGCAGGCCGCGACCGTGATTCGGCTGTCCACCGTACCGAACATCATCGGTATCAAGGAAGCCACCGGTGACCTGCAACGCGCCAAGGACATCCTGGCCGGTGTGAACAGTGATTTCCTGGTGTACTCCGGCGACGATGCCACCGCTGTCGAGCTGATGCTGTTGGGTGGCAAGGGCAACATTTCGGTGACCGCCAACGTGGCGCCACGCGCCATGAGCGAGTTGTGTGCCGCGGCGATTGCCGGTGATGCGGTTACCGCACGGGCGATCCATGAGAAATTGATGCCGCTCAACAAAACACTGTTTATCGAATCCAACCCTATCCCCGTGAAATGGGCGTTGTTTGAAATGGGCATGATGCCGGACGGTATCCGTCTGCCGCTCACCCAGCTCAGCGAAGCCTGTCACGAACCGCTGCGACAGGCCCTGCGCCAGTCCGGCGTCCTGGTTTAA
- a CDS encoding glycine cleavage system protein R: protein MSTPTVREQFLVISALGANPMELTNVLCRASHENRCAVVTSRLTRHGECSALVLQISGSWDALARLEAGLPTLAKKHDFTVNVVRSAALENRPQALPYVAYVSSAYRSDIVNELCQFFIDHNVELENLTCDTYQAPQTGGTMLNATFTVTLPAGVQISWLRDQFLDFADALNLDALIEPWRPQNPM from the coding sequence ATGTCCACCCCCACAGTCCGCGAACAATTCCTTGTCATCAGTGCCCTTGGCGCCAACCCCATGGAGCTGACTAACGTCCTGTGCCGCGCCAGCCATGAAAATCGCTGCGCCGTCGTGACCTCTCGTCTGACCCGCCATGGCGAATGCAGCGCGCTGGTCCTGCAGATTTCCGGGTCCTGGGACGCCTTGGCGCGCCTGGAGGCGGGCTTGCCCACCTTGGCCAAGAAACACGACTTCACCGTCAATGTAGTGCGCAGCGCGGCCCTGGAGAATCGTCCCCAGGCCCTGCCGTATGTGGCCTATGTCAGCTCGGCCTACCGTTCGGACATCGTCAACGAACTGTGCCAGTTCTTTATCGACCACAACGTCGAACTGGAAAACCTGACCTGCGACACCTACCAGGCTCCCCAGACCGGCGGCACCATGCTCAACGCGACCTTTACCGTGACCTTGCCGGCCGGCGTACAAATCAGTTGGCTGCGTGACCAGTTCCTGGACTTTGCCGATGCCTTGAACCTCGATGCGCTGATCGAACCATGGCGCCCACAGAACCCGATGTAA
- a CDS encoding peroxiredoxin: MAVVIDQPVADFEAQATSGQTVSLGALKGKQVVLYFYPKDSTPGCTTEGQGFRDQYAAFQDANTEIFGVSRDGVKSHENFKAKQAFPFELISDKDEAVCQLFEVIKLKKLYGKEYLGVDRSTFLIDKDGVLRQAWRGVKVPGHVDAVLAAAQALNKA; the protein is encoded by the coding sequence ATGGCTGTAGTCATCGACCAACCGGTAGCCGATTTCGAAGCCCAGGCGACCAGCGGGCAAACCGTCAGCCTCGGCGCGCTCAAGGGCAAGCAAGTGGTGCTCTACTTCTACCCAAAAGACAGCACACCGGGTTGCACCACCGAAGGCCAGGGTTTTCGTGACCAGTACGCAGCCTTTCAGGACGCCAACACCGAAATATTCGGAGTATCCCGGGACGGTGTGAAGTCCCATGAGAACTTCAAGGCCAAGCAGGCGTTTCCCTTCGAGCTGATCAGCGACAAGGATGAAGCGGTTTGCCAGCTGTTCGAGGTGATCAAGCTGAAGAAACTGTACGGCAAGGAATACCTCGGCGTTGATCGCAGTACCTTTCTGATCGACAAGGATGGCGTCCTGCGCCAGGCGTGGCGCGGGGTGAAAGTCCCGGGCCATGTGGATGCCGTACTGGCAGCTGCCCAGGCCTTGAACAAGGCCTGA
- a CDS encoding sulfurtransferase TusA family protein, translated as MTDAVAHDAELDASGLNCPLPLLKAKMELNRLGSGAVLKVIATDAGSQRDFRTFAKLAGHALLREEVESGVFYYWLRKA; from the coding sequence ATGACTGACGCTGTAGCCCATGATGCCGAGCTGGATGCCAGCGGTCTCAACTGCCCGTTGCCACTGCTCAAGGCCAAGATGGAGCTCAATCGGCTGGGCAGTGGCGCGGTGCTCAAGGTGATTGCCACGGATGCGGGCTCCCAACGGGATTTCCGCACGTTTGCCAAATTGGCGGGGCATGCGCTGTTGCGTGAGGAGGTCGAAAGCGGCGTCTTCTATTACTGGTTGCGTAAAGCCTGA
- a CDS encoding M48 family metalloprotease, giving the protein MTFLRPTLLTLACLLASPGFADDLPSLGDASSAIVSPQQEHQLGRAWLAYLRGQVSALNDPQLKDYVETSVYKLVETSQVNDRRLEFILIDSPQLNAFAAPGGIVGVNGGLFLNAQTEGEYASVMAHELAHLSQRHFARGVEAQQRMQLPMMAVLLGGIIAAAAGAGDAGIAAIAGSQAAAIQEQRRFSRQNEQEADRIGILNLEKAGYDPRSMPTMFERLMRQYRFDAKPPEFLLTHPVTESRIADTRNRAEQASTGGKEDSLRYQLIRARVQLYYEDTPGLAAKRFRAQLDENPKSDVARYGLAIAQIKGTQLNEARENLKPLLAKAPNDVIYNLAQIELDIINNRMPDAQQRVDRMLAQYPGNYPLNQVRVGLLLKQNRTAEAEKALESLLKSRPDDPDVWYQVAETRGLSGNIIGLHQARAEYFALVGDYQQAIQQLDFAKRRAGNNFPLSSRIDARQRELIEQERLVKDMMS; this is encoded by the coding sequence ATGACTTTTTTGCGCCCTACCCTGCTGACGCTGGCTTGCCTGCTTGCCTCTCCAGGCTTCGCTGACGACCTGCCGTCACTTGGCGACGCCAGTTCTGCCATTGTCTCGCCTCAACAGGAACACCAACTGGGTCGGGCGTGGCTGGCGTACCTGCGTGGCCAGGTGTCAGCACTCAATGACCCGCAGCTCAAGGATTATGTCGAAACCAGCGTTTATAAACTGGTGGAGACCAGCCAGGTCAATGACCGGCGCCTGGAGTTCATCCTGATCGACAGTCCGCAATTGAACGCCTTTGCCGCACCGGGCGGGATTGTCGGGGTCAACGGCGGCCTGTTCCTCAACGCCCAGACCGAAGGTGAATATGCCTCGGTCATGGCCCACGAACTGGCGCACTTGTCCCAACGTCACTTCGCCCGAGGCGTGGAAGCTCAGCAACGGATGCAATTGCCGATGATGGCCGTCCTGCTCGGCGGGATCATCGCTGCAGCGGCCGGCGCCGGTGATGCCGGCATTGCGGCGATTGCCGGCAGCCAGGCGGCAGCGATCCAGGAACAGCGACGCTTCTCCCGGCAGAATGAACAGGAAGCGGACCGTATCGGCATCCTCAACCTGGAAAAGGCCGGCTACGATCCGCGCTCCATGCCAACCATGTTCGAGCGCTTGATGCGTCAGTACCGCTTCGACGCCAAGCCACCGGAATTCCTGCTGACTCACCCGGTAACCGAGTCGCGTATTGCCGACACCCGCAACCGCGCCGAACAGGCAAGTACCGGTGGCAAGGAAGACAGCTTGCGCTATCAACTGATTCGCGCCCGGGTTCAGCTGTACTACGAAGATACACCGGGACTGGCTGCCAAGCGTTTCCGCGCGCAACTGGACGAAAACCCGAAAAGCGACGTTGCGCGGTATGGCCTGGCCATCGCCCAAATCAAAGGCACGCAGCTAAATGAAGCACGGGAAAACCTCAAGCCGTTGCTGGCCAAGGCTCCCAACGACGTCATCTACAATCTGGCGCAGATCGAGCTGGACATCATCAACAATCGTATGCCGGATGCTCAACAGCGAGTGGACCGGATGCTCGCGCAATACCCCGGCAATTATCCGCTGAATCAGGTACGCGTAGGCCTGCTACTCAAGCAGAACCGTACGGCAGAGGCGGAGAAAGCCCTTGAAAGCTTGCTCAAGTCGCGTCCGGACGATCCGGACGTCTGGTATCAAGTGGCCGAGACCCGTGGTTTGTCGGGCAACATCATAGGCTTGCATCAGGCCCGCGCCGAATATTTCGCCCTTGTCGGTGATTACCAACAGGCTATTCAGCAGCTGGACTTCGCCAAGCGTCGTGCCGGCAACAACTTTCCCTTGTCGTCGCGGATTGACGCGCGCCAGCGCGAGCTAATCGAACAGGAGCGCCTGGTCAAAGACATGATGAGCTGA
- a CDS encoding DegQ family serine endoprotease gives MSIPRLKSYLSIVAAVLVLGQAVTAQAVELPDFTELVEQASPAVVNISTTQKLPDRKVSNQQMPDLEGLPPMLREFFERGMPQPRSPRGGGQREAQSLGSGFIISPDGYILTNNHVIADADEILVRLADRSELKAKLVGTDPRSDVALLKIEGKNLPVLKLGKSQDLKAGQWVVAIGSPFGFDHTVTQGIVSAIGRSLPNENYVPFIQTDVPINPGNSGGPLFNLAGEVVGINSQIYTRSGGFMGVSFAIPIDVAMDVSNQLKAGGKVSRGWLGVVIQEVNKDLAESFGLEKPAGALVAQIQDGGPAAKGGLQVGDVILSMNGQPIVMSADLPHLVGALKAGGKANLEVIRDGKRRNVELTVGAIPDEGQELDALGNKAGTERSSNRLGIAVVELTDEQKKSFDLQSGVVIKEVQDGPAALIGLQPGDVITHLNNQAINSTKEFTSIAKALPKNRSVSMRVLRQGRASFITFKLAE, from the coding sequence ATGTCGATACCACGTTTGAAATCTTACCTATCCATAGTCGCCGCGGTATTGGTGCTGGGTCAGGCCGTTACCGCGCAAGCGGTCGAGCTGCCTGACTTCACCGAGCTGGTGGAGCAGGCATCGCCTGCTGTCGTCAACATCAGTACCACCCAGAAACTGCCGGATCGCAAAGTCTCGAATCAGCAGATGCCGGACCTTGAAGGCCTGCCGCCGATGCTTCGGGAGTTTTTCGAACGTGGCATGCCCCAGCCGCGCTCACCCCGTGGTGGTGGCCAGCGCGAGGCTCAATCCCTGGGTTCGGGTTTCATCATTTCGCCTGATGGCTACATCCTCACCAACAATCATGTGATCGCGGATGCCGACGAGATTCTCGTCCGCCTGGCTGATCGCAGTGAGCTCAAGGCCAAGCTGGTCGGTACTGATCCGCGTTCCGACGTCGCGCTGTTGAAAATCGAGGGCAAGAACCTGCCTGTGCTGAAGCTGGGCAAGTCCCAGGATTTGAAGGCCGGGCAATGGGTCGTGGCAATCGGTTCGCCGTTTGGCTTTGACCACACTGTGACTCAAGGGATCGTCAGCGCCATCGGTCGCAGCCTGCCGAACGAAAACTACGTACCGTTCATCCAGACCGACGTGCCGATCAACCCGGGTAACTCCGGCGGTCCACTGTTCAACCTGGCAGGCGAAGTGGTCGGGATCAACTCGCAGATTTACACCCGCTCCGGTGGTTTCATGGGGGTGTCTTTCGCGATCCCGATTGATGTGGCCATGGACGTTTCCAACCAGCTCAAGGCGGGTGGCAAGGTCAGTCGTGGCTGGTTGGGTGTAGTGATTCAGGAAGTGAACAAGGACCTGGCTGAATCCTTTGGCCTGGAGAAGCCGGCGGGCGCCCTGGTCGCGCAGATTCAGGACGGCGGTCCGGCTGCCAAAGGCGGTTTGCAGGTGGGTGATGTGATCCTGAGCATGAATGGCCAACCAATCGTCATGTCAGCTGACTTGCCGCATCTGGTCGGTGCGCTCAAGGCCGGCGGCAAGGCCAACCTTGAGGTGATTCGTGACGGCAAGCGCCGCAACGTCGAGCTGACCGTCGGTGCTATCCCCGACGAAGGTCAGGAGCTGGATGCCTTGGGCAACAAGGCCGGCACCGAGCGCAGCAGCAATCGCCTGGGCATTGCCGTGGTCGAACTGACCGATGAGCAGAAGAAGAGCTTCGACCTTCAGAGCGGCGTTGTGATCAAGGAGGTCCAGGACGGTCCTGCAGCCTTGATCGGTTTGCAGCCGGGTGATGTGATCACTCACTTGAACAACCAGGCGATCAATTCCACCAAGGAGTTCACCAGCATCGCCAAGGCGCTGCCGAAGAACCGTTCGGTGTCGATGCGAGTCCTGCGCCAGGGCCGTGCAAGCTTCATCACCTTCAAGTTGGCAGAGTAA
- a CDS encoding MucB/RseB C-terminal domain-containing protein, producing MRAIPLLALLLSGWSTVPAHADEAQDWLKRLGRAEQHSYQGTFIYERNGSFSTHDIWHRVQDGQVCERLLQLDGSAQEIVRVNGRTQCVSGTLVAGLESSPGASSGALDPQKLSSVYELAVLGKSRVAARQAVILSVKPRDQYRYGFELHLDQETGLPLKSLLLNDKGQLLERFQFTRLNTAKTPDEHDLQPSSDCKPLQPASPDPSGVADIQAWHLEWLPPGFQLTRSSARKDSQTKAVVNSLMYEDGLARFSVFLEPVNDPSVAETRVQIGPTVAVSRRLTTPQGEIMATVVGEIPLGTAERIALSVRNGPAPAKP from the coding sequence ATGCGTGCCATACCGCTCCTTGCGCTTCTGCTTAGTGGTTGGTCCACCGTACCTGCCCATGCCGACGAAGCTCAAGACTGGCTGAAACGTCTTGGGCGCGCCGAGCAGCACAGTTATCAAGGCACCTTCATCTACGAACGTAACGGTAGTTTTTCGACCCATGATATCTGGCATCGCGTCCAGGATGGCCAGGTCTGTGAACGGCTTTTGCAGTTGGACGGTTCTGCCCAGGAAATTGTCCGGGTCAACGGGCGTACCCAGTGCGTCAGCGGGACCTTGGTGGCCGGTTTGGAAAGTTCTCCGGGGGCTTCCTCCGGAGCGCTGGATCCACAAAAACTCTCTTCTGTTTACGAGCTTGCCGTCCTTGGCAAATCGCGTGTGGCTGCTCGTCAGGCAGTGATTCTTTCGGTGAAGCCCCGCGACCAGTATCGCTACGGATTCGAGCTGCACCTGGATCAGGAGACCGGCCTGCCGTTGAAGTCGTTGTTGCTCAACGACAAGGGGCAACTGCTGGAGCGTTTCCAGTTCACCCGGTTGAACACTGCCAAGACACCTGACGAGCATGATCTGCAGCCCAGTAGCGACTGCAAGCCGTTGCAACCCGCGAGTCCTGATCCATCAGGTGTGGCAGACATCCAGGCCTGGCATCTGGAGTGGCTACCCCCCGGTTTTCAACTGACCCGCAGCAGTGCCCGCAAGGATTCCCAGACCAAGGCCGTGGTCAACAGCCTGATGTATGAAGACGGCTTGGCGCGCTTCTCGGTGTTTCTGGAACCGGTCAATGATCCCAGTGTGGCCGAAACCCGCGTCCAGATAGGGCCAACCGTGGCCGTATCCCGACGCTTGACGACGCCGCAAGGCGAGATCATGGCGACGGTTGTCGGAGAAATTCCGCTTGGCACCGCTGAAAGGATTGCGCTGTCGGTTCGCAACGGTCCGGCACCTGCCAAACCATGA
- a CDS encoding sigma-E factor negative regulatory protein, producing MSRDALQESLSAVMDNEADELELRRVLNAFDDAETRDTWSRYQVARAVMHKDLLVPRLDIAAAVSAALADEVTPAKATRGPWRSLGRLAVAASVTVAVLAGVRLYNQDEIAGVELAQQPQQPVMAGPQVKGPAVLAGYKESSEAAGPVTNGVLQGQSGWQDQRLPGYLRQHAQESALKGTESALPYARAASLENR from the coding sequence ATGAGTCGTGATGCCCTGCAGGAATCGCTGTCCGCAGTGATGGATAACGAAGCGGATGAACTGGAACTTCGTCGAGTGCTTAACGCATTTGATGACGCTGAAACCCGTGATACCTGGTCTCGTTACCAAGTCGCTCGGGCAGTGATGCACAAGGACCTGTTAGTCCCTCGTCTGGATATTGCTGCGGCCGTTTCTGCTGCACTGGCTGATGAAGTCACTCCGGCCAAAGCCACTCGCGGTCCTTGGCGTAGCCTGGGTCGCCTGGCGGTTGCTGCCTCTGTGACTGTTGCCGTATTGGCAGGTGTGCGCCTGTACAACCAGGACGAAATCGCCGGCGTCGAGTTGGCCCAGCAACCTCAGCAACCGGTTATGGCCGGTCCGCAGGTCAAGGGTCCAGCAGTGTTGGCCGGCTACAAGGAAAGCTCCGAAGCTGCCGGTCCAGTGACCAATGGTGTGCTTCAGGGGCAATCCGGCTGGCAAGATCAGCGTCTTCCGGGTTACCTGCGTCAACACGCTCAGGAATCAGCCCTGAAAGGCACTGAAAGCGCACTGCCATATGCCCGCGCTGCAAGTCTGGAAAACCGCTGA
- the rpoE gene encoding RNA polymerase sigma factor RpoE, with protein MLTQEEDQQLVERVQRGDKRAFDLLVLKYQHKILGLIVRFVHDTHEAQDVAQEAFIKAYRALGNFRGDSAFYTWLYRIAINTAKNYLVSRGRRPPDSDVSSEDAEFYDGDHGLKDLESPERALLRDEIEGTVHRTIQQLPEDLRTALTLREFDGLSYEDIASVMQCPVGTVRSRIFRAREAIDKALQPLLQEN; from the coding sequence ATGCTAACCCAGGAAGAGGATCAGCAGCTTGTCGAGCGCGTACAGCGCGGCGATAAGCGCGCTTTTGATCTGCTAGTGCTGAAATATCAGCACAAAATTCTCGGGTTGATCGTGCGGTTTGTGCACGACACCCATGAAGCGCAGGACGTTGCACAGGAAGCCTTTATCAAGGCCTACCGTGCACTCGGTAATTTTCGCGGTGACAGTGCGTTTTACACGTGGCTGTATCGCATCGCCATTAACACGGCGAAGAACTATCTGGTTTCTCGCGGTCGCCGTCCACCCGACAGCGATGTGAGTTCGGAAGATGCTGAATTTTACGATGGTGATCACGGCCTCAAGGATCTCGAGTCGCCGGAGCGTGCTTTGTTGCGCGACGAGATTGAGGGCACCGTCCATCGCACTATCCAGCAATTGCCAGAAGATTTACGTACGGCGTTAACTTTACGTGAATTCGATGGTCTGAGTTACGAGGACATTGCGAGCGTCATGCAATGTCCGGTGGGGACCGTACGCTCCCGGATTTTCCGGGCTCGGGAAGCCATCGATAAAGCCTTGCAACCGTTGTTGCAGGAAAACTAA
- the nadB gene encoding L-aspartate oxidase has protein sequence MSQQFQHDVLVIGSGAAGLSLALTLPSHLRIAVLSKGDLANGSTFWAQGGVAAVLDDTDTVQSHVEDTLNAGGGLCNEEAVRFTVEHSREAIQWLIDQGVPFTRDEHSGSDDGGFEFHLTREGGHSHRRIIHAADATGAAIFTTLLTQARQRPNIELLEQRVAVDLITEKRLGLPGERCLGAYVLNRASGEVDTYGARFTLLASGGAAKVYLYTSNPDGACGDGIAMAWRSGCRVANLEFNQFHPTCLYHPQAKSFLITEALRGEGAHLKLPNGERFMQRFDPRAELAPRDIVARAIDHEMKRLGIDCVYLDISHKPEDFIKSHFPTVYERCLAFNIDITKGPIPVVPAAHYTCGGVMVDQRGRTDVPGLYAIGETSFTGLHGANRMASNSLLECFVYARSAAADILEQLPRTPVPAALPRWDASQVTDSDEDVIIAHNWDELRRFMWDYVGIVRTNKRLQRAQHRVRLLLDEIDEFYSNYKVSRDLIELRNLAQVAELMIRSAMERKESRGLHYTLDYPQMLPVALDTILVPATYGD, from the coding sequence ATGAGCCAACAGTTTCAACATGATGTCCTAGTGATTGGTAGCGGTGCCGCAGGCTTGAGTCTTGCACTGACCTTGCCGAGCCATTTGCGCATAGCCGTCCTGAGCAAGGGCGACCTGGCCAATGGCTCGACTTTCTGGGCCCAGGGCGGCGTTGCCGCGGTGCTGGACGACACCGACACCGTGCAATCCCACGTCGAAGACACGCTGAACGCCGGGGGCGGCCTGTGCAATGAAGAAGCGGTGCGCTTCACCGTCGAGCACAGTAGGGAGGCCATTCAGTGGCTGATCGATCAAGGCGTGCCTTTTACGCGTGACGAGCATTCCGGCAGTGACGATGGCGGCTTTGAGTTCCACCTGACCCGCGAAGGCGGTCACAGCCATCGACGGATCATCCATGCCGCCGACGCCACCGGCGCAGCGATTTTCACGACCCTGCTCACCCAGGCCCGACAACGACCGAATATTGAACTGCTGGAGCAACGGGTCGCCGTCGACCTGATCACCGAAAAGCGCCTCGGTCTGCCGGGTGAACGCTGCCTGGGCGCCTACGTACTCAACCGGGCCAGCGGTGAAGTCGACACCTATGGTGCCCGTTTCACCCTCCTGGCCTCGGGCGGCGCCGCAAAAGTTTATCTGTACACCAGCAACCCCGACGGAGCCTGCGGAGATGGCATCGCCATGGCCTGGCGTTCAGGCTGCCGAGTGGCGAACCTGGAGTTCAACCAATTCCACCCCACCTGCCTGTATCACCCTCAAGCCAAGAGTTTCCTGATCACCGAAGCCCTGAGGGGAGAAGGTGCACACCTCAAACTGCCGAATGGCGAGCGGTTCATGCAGCGTTTCGACCCACGGGCCGAACTTGCACCGCGCGACATCGTAGCCCGCGCCATCGACCACGAAATGAAGCGCTTGGGCATCGACTGCGTCTACCTGGACATCAGCCACAAACCCGAAGACTTCATCAAGAGCCATTTTCCGACGGTCTATGAGCGCTGCCTGGCGTTTAATATCGATATCACCAAAGGCCCGATTCCGGTGGTCCCGGCCGCGCATTACACCTGCGGCGGCGTGATGGTCGACCAACGGGGTCGCACCGACGTGCCGGGCTTGTACGCCATTGGCGAAACCAGCTTCACCGGCCTGCACGGCGCCAACCGCATGGCCAGCAACTCACTGCTGGAATGTTTCGTCTACGCCCGCTCCGCCGCCGCCGACATCCTCGAGCAACTGCCGCGCACACCGGTGCCAGCCGCCCTGCCCCGCTGGGATGCCAGCCAGGTTACCGACTCCGACGAAGACGTCATCATCGCCCACAACTGGGACGAACTGCGGCGCTTCATGTGGGACTACGTGGGGATCGTTCGCACCAACAAGCGTCTTCAGCGAGCGCAACATCGGGTCCGACTGTTGCTGGACGAGATCGACGAGTTCTACAGCAACTATAAAGTCAGCCGCGACCTGATCGAACTGCGCAACCTGGCACAAGTCGCCGAACTGATGATTCGCTCGGCCATGGAACGCAAGGAAAGCCGAGGCCTGCATTACACCCTCGACTACCCCCAAATGTTGCCGGTGGCCCTCGACACTATTCTGGTGCCAGCCACCTACGGCGACTGA
- a CDS encoding protein YgfX, with the protein MSSPSNAFECRWHASGRLLAAYLLAQLLALGALCFLAVPPGLALSAAALCLAHAGWVLPRQILLTHRSSIRGLRRDADGWQLWSAARGWHSVQLRPDSLALPLIVVLRYRLQGEWWVRSICVPADSQTADVHRRLRVRLKFSRRRWLAPE; encoded by the coding sequence GTGTCCAGCCCAAGTAATGCCTTCGAATGCCGCTGGCACGCTTCCGGGCGATTGCTGGCGGCGTATCTCCTCGCCCAGTTGCTCGCGCTGGGCGCGCTTTGCTTCCTTGCTGTTCCCCCCGGGTTGGCCCTGTCGGCGGCGGCGTTGTGCCTGGCCCATGCTGGCTGGGTCTTGCCGCGTCAAATCCTGCTGACTCACCGTTCATCGATCCGCGGCTTGCGTCGGGACGCCGATGGCTGGCAGTTATGGAGCGCGGCGCGGGGCTGGCACAGTGTGCAATTGCGTCCTGACAGCCTGGCTCTGCCGTTGATTGTGGTGCTGCGCTATCGGTTGCAGGGCGAATGGTGGGTGCGATCGATCTGCGTGCCGGCGGATTCACAGACCGCCGATGTGCATCGGCGCCTGCGCGTGCGCTTGAAGTTCAGTCGCCGTAGGTGGCTGGCACCAGAATAG